One stretch of Thermococcus sp. MAR1 DNA includes these proteins:
- a CDS encoding NAD(P)/FAD-dependent oxidoreductase — protein sequence MFPRIPMLNYDVVVIGGGPAGMAAAIRAKELGLRVLLLDENDYLGGILPQCIHPGFGLHYFKEELTGPEFASRLAKRLVELGVEYRTAARVLEIKNYSDLEKVVIFTSPSGAYGVWTKAIIYAAGARERHAFEVGIVGDRVAGIYTAGEAQTLMDIYGVLPGKEVVIVGSGDVGLIMARRFALEGAKVKAVIELMPYPGGLARNVMILRDFDIPLYLSHKVVEVRGKGRVERVKVVKVDENLREIPGSESWISCDTLIISAGLVPAVKKLKAIGVEIDPATGGPVVNDRLETSVPGIFVAGNSLLINDLVDYVAEQGELAAEGAKEFIEKGGIESRKWIKVEKDQNVRLLAPHHLSGERDVYLYLRVTKPMEEVELRIPEISRKIKLPVVKPAEMLRVKLKAEEIREVEKLTVEVVKG from the coding sequence ATGTTCCCAAGGATTCCGATGCTGAACTACGACGTCGTCGTCATCGGGGGTGGGCCGGCTGGAATGGCGGCAGCGATAAGGGCGAAGGAGCTTGGATTGAGGGTTTTGCTCCTCGACGAGAACGACTACCTCGGCGGAATCCTCCCGCAGTGCATTCACCCGGGCTTCGGGCTTCACTACTTCAAGGAAGAGCTGACCGGCCCGGAGTTCGCGTCGAGGCTCGCGAAGAGGCTGGTGGAGCTCGGGGTGGAGTACAGAACGGCCGCGAGGGTTTTGGAGATTAAAAACTACTCCGACTTAGAGAAGGTCGTAATCTTCACATCCCCGAGCGGTGCCTACGGGGTCTGGACTAAAGCTATTATCTACGCCGCCGGCGCTCGCGAGAGGCACGCCTTCGAGGTAGGTATAGTGGGCGACAGGGTTGCGGGAATCTACACCGCCGGAGAGGCCCAAACGCTGATGGACATCTACGGGGTTCTGCCTGGGAAGGAAGTCGTCATCGTCGGTTCAGGGGATGTCGGCCTGATAATGGCTCGCAGGTTTGCCCTTGAGGGGGCCAAGGTCAAGGCCGTAATCGAGCTGATGCCCTATCCGGGTGGTTTGGCAAGGAACGTCATGATTCTGAGGGACTTTGATATTCCTCTCTACCTGAGCCACAAGGTGGTGGAAGTTCGTGGTAAAGGAAGGGTCGAGAGGGTGAAAGTAGTTAAGGTTGACGAGAACCTCAGGGAAATCCCTGGGAGCGAGTCCTGGATAAGCTGTGACACGTTGATTATCTCCGCCGGGCTCGTGCCTGCCGTAAAGAAGCTAAAGGCAATAGGCGTTGAGATTGATCCCGCAACAGGTGGGCCAGTTGTCAACGACAGACTCGAGACGAGCGTTCCGGGGATTTTCGTTGCCGGAAACTCGCTCCTCATCAACGACCTCGTTGACTACGTTGCCGAGCAGGGTGAGTTAGCGGCAGAAGGAGCCAAGGAGTTCATCGAGAAGGGCGGAATAGAGAGCAGGAAATGGATTAAGGTTGAGAAGGACCAAAACGTCCGCCTTCTCGCCCCACACCACCTCAGCGGTGAGAGGGACGTTTACCTCTACCTCAGGGTTACGAAGCCGATGGAAGAAGTGGAGCTTAGAATCCCCGAAATCAGCAGGAAGATAAAGCTCCCGGTGGTCAAGCCAGCGGAGATGCTCAGGGTAAAGCTGAAGGCCGAGGAAATCAGGGAGGTAGAGAAGCTCACCGTGGAGGTGGTTAAGGGATGA
- a CDS encoding NAD(P)/FAD-dependent oxidoreductase, producing the protein MKTKVAIIGAGISGASIARVLSRYENLEVHLIEKAPDVGWGVSKANTALIHGGYDDDPDRYPTRARLCIRGNRLWHRWVKELEIPHVWNGALIVATKEEDFDELEKLLERGRKNGVPEMRIVDREELFHLEPGLTREAIGALWVPIVGQIGPIPAVIAITENAVANGVKTHLETEVRGIKVENGEVKGVETNNGFIEADIVINAAGLYADKIARMAGIDYFEIHPRKGEYWIFDDDVLGPRRVLFPTPTPISKGIVVTTEISGHLMIGPNAQDLPPEEKENLATTREGLEQVWEGAKKLWPQLPPRSKVIRTFAGLRPEPTGGDFIIKAEEEVWGFINVAGIRSPGLTSAPAIAYEVAGIIQRDLGIELKEKSKWNPYRKEISHFFMMSPEEINEAVKKNPSYGKIICRCNNVSEGDILEAIERMKFIGVKTPSVDSVKFRTKATTGTCQGSFCRPKIVQLLAREYGVEPWKVTLKGEGSEIGIGDVKVLLRGDA; encoded by the coding sequence ATGAAAACCAAAGTTGCCATAATTGGAGCGGGCATAAGCGGGGCCAGCATAGCACGCGTCCTGAGCAGGTACGAGAACCTCGAGGTTCATCTAATAGAGAAGGCCCCTGACGTTGGCTGGGGCGTCAGCAAGGCCAACACGGCTTTGATCCACGGCGGTTACGACGACGATCCTGACAGGTACCCGACGAGGGCCAGGCTGTGCATAAGGGGAAACAGACTCTGGCACCGGTGGGTGAAAGAGCTTGAGATTCCCCACGTCTGGAATGGTGCTCTGATAGTTGCAACCAAGGAGGAGGACTTCGACGAGCTTGAAAAACTTTTGGAGCGCGGAAGAAAGAACGGCGTCCCCGAGATGAGGATTGTCGATAGAGAGGAGCTTTTCCACCTCGAGCCGGGCCTGACGCGAGAGGCTATTGGAGCGCTGTGGGTTCCCATAGTCGGGCAGATTGGGCCGATTCCGGCGGTTATAGCGATAACCGAGAACGCGGTAGCGAACGGCGTCAAAACCCACCTCGAGACCGAGGTTAGAGGTATAAAGGTTGAGAACGGAGAGGTAAAAGGAGTTGAGACAAACAACGGCTTCATCGAAGCTGACATAGTAATCAACGCCGCCGGTCTCTATGCTGACAAAATAGCGAGAATGGCCGGGATAGACTACTTCGAGATACACCCGAGGAAAGGCGAGTACTGGATTTTTGACGACGACGTTCTGGGTCCGAGGAGGGTCCTCTTCCCGACTCCAACTCCAATAAGCAAGGGGATAGTGGTCACCACGGAGATTTCTGGACACTTGATGATAGGACCGAACGCCCAGGATCTGCCACCTGAGGAGAAGGAAAACCTCGCCACCACCAGGGAGGGGCTTGAGCAGGTCTGGGAAGGGGCCAAGAAGCTCTGGCCGCAGCTACCGCCGAGGAGCAAAGTCATCAGAACCTTCGCCGGCTTAAGGCCTGAACCAACGGGAGGGGACTTCATAATTAAGGCTGAAGAAGAAGTCTGGGGCTTCATCAACGTAGCGGGCATTCGCTCGCCCGGGCTGACGAGCGCCCCTGCAATAGCTTACGAAGTGGCGGGGATAATTCAGAGAGACCTCGGGATAGAACTCAAGGAGAAGTCCAAGTGGAACCCCTACAGGAAGGAGATAAGCCACTTCTTCATGATGAGTCCCGAGGAGATTAACGAAGCGGTCAAGAAGAACCCCTCCTATGGAAAGATAATCTGCAGGTGTAACAACGTGAGCGAGGGAGACATCTTAGAGGCCATCGAGAGAATGAAGTTCATAGGCGTCAAAACGCCGAGCGTTGACTCCGTCAAATTCAGGACGAAGGCCACAACAGGCACATGCCAGGGAAGCTTCTGCAGGCCGAAGATAGTCCAGCTTTTGGCGAGGGAGTACGGCGTTGAGCCATGGAAGGTCACGCTGAAGGGTGAGGGAAGCGAGATTGGAATAGGCGACGTTAAGGTTCTCCTCAGGGGGGATGCCTGA
- the fbp gene encoding fructose-1,6-bisphosphate aldolase/phosphatase, protein MAVGEKITISVIKADIGGWPGHSRVHPQLVETAEEVLAKAQEEGTIIDFYVATCGDDLQLIMTHKKGVDSSEIHGLAWRTFEEATKVAKELGLYGAGQDLLKDAFSGNVRGMGPGVAEMEITLRKSEPIVTFHMDKTEPGAFNLPIFRMFADPFNTAGLVIDPNMHMGFRFEVWDIKEHKRVILNTPEELYDLLALIGAKSRYVIKRVFPKEGHKIPKDEPVAVISTEKLYEVAGEYVGKDDPVAIVRAQSGLPALGEVLEPFAFPHLVSGWMRGSHNGPVMPVPMHQANPTRFDGPPRVVALGWQISPEGKLVGPVDLFDDPAFDGARQKAVEIAEYMRRHGPFEPHRLPMEDMEYTTLPGILEKLKDRFEPVE, encoded by the coding sequence ATGGCAGTTGGAGAGAAGATAACGATCAGCGTTATAAAGGCAGACATCGGCGGCTGGCCGGGTCATTCAAGGGTTCACCCCCAGCTCGTCGAGACTGCCGAAGAGGTTCTTGCCAAGGCCCAGGAGGAGGGTACCATAATAGACTTCTACGTTGCCACCTGCGGCGATGACCTGCAACTCATCATGACTCACAAGAAAGGTGTCGACAGCTCCGAGATACACGGCCTCGCATGGAGAACCTTTGAGGAGGCCACCAAGGTCGCCAAGGAGCTCGGCCTCTACGGGGCCGGTCAGGATCTCCTCAAAGATGCATTCAGCGGAAACGTCCGCGGAATGGGGCCAGGAGTTGCGGAAATGGAGATCACCCTGAGGAAGAGCGAGCCGATAGTCACCTTCCACATGGACAAGACCGAGCCTGGCGCTTTTAACCTGCCCATATTCAGGATGTTCGCCGACCCGTTCAACACGGCCGGCCTTGTCATTGATCCCAACATGCACATGGGCTTCCGATTCGAGGTATGGGACATAAAGGAGCACAAGCGCGTTATCCTCAACACCCCAGAGGAGCTCTACGACCTCCTCGCCCTCATCGGAGCCAAGAGCCGCTACGTCATCAAGCGAGTCTTCCCGAAGGAGGGACACAAGATACCGAAGGATGAGCCGGTCGCCGTCATAAGCACGGAAAAGCTCTACGAGGTAGCCGGCGAGTACGTCGGAAAAGACGACCCGGTAGCTATCGTCAGAGCCCAGAGCGGACTGCCTGCCCTTGGAGAAGTTCTTGAGCCCTTCGCATTCCCGCACCTCGTCAGCGGGTGGATGAGGGGTTCCCACAACGGCCCGGTCATGCCGGTCCCGATGCACCAGGCCAACCCGACGAGGTTCGACGGCCCGCCGCGCGTCGTCGCCCTCGGCTGGCAGATAAGCCCAGAAGGGAAGCTCGTCGGTCCGGTTGATCTCTTCGATGACCCGGCCTTCGACGGCGCCAGGCAGAAGGCCGTCGAGATCGCCGAGTACATGCGCAGGCACGGCCCGTTCGAGCCCCACAGGCTCCCGATGGAGGACATGGAGTACACCACCCTCCCGGGGATTCTGGAGAAGCTCAAGGACAGGTTCGAGCCCGTGGAGTGA
- a CDS encoding DMT family transporter gives MSKKHAVGAVLLWSTVASAFKLSLRYMSPLQLLFYASLTSLVLFGVIYAREFTPRKENLRSAYLGLINPLLYYTVLFSAYDRLPAQEAQALNYTWPLILVLLSIPLLGKRPGAGTAFGLFLGFLGALVVATKGNVADLNFRDPLGVALGLGSAVVWASYWLLNLRDDRPLIEKMFWNFLFGFLYISIVVVATGNFSVPPLEGLAGAVYVGLFEMGVTFLLWYRAVEGDMAFASNLAYLVPFLSLFFISLFVGESIAPATVVGLAMIVGGIIIGKR, from the coding sequence ATGTCCAAAAAACACGCCGTCGGTGCAGTTCTCCTGTGGTCAACCGTCGCAAGTGCCTTCAAGCTCTCACTCCGCTACATGAGTCCTCTCCAGCTCCTCTTCTACGCGTCCCTAACCTCGCTCGTGCTCTTTGGAGTCATCTACGCGAGGGAGTTCACCCCCAGAAAGGAAAACCTCCGCTCGGCCTACCTCGGCCTTATAAACCCCCTCCTCTACTACACCGTCCTCTTCTCGGCCTACGACAGACTGCCGGCCCAAGAAGCGCAGGCACTCAACTACACCTGGCCGCTGATCCTCGTCCTTCTCTCTATTCCCCTCCTCGGAAAGAGACCCGGGGCGGGGACAGCCTTCGGCCTGTTCCTCGGATTCCTCGGAGCTTTGGTGGTGGCCACGAAAGGAAACGTTGCCGACCTGAACTTCAGGGACCCCCTAGGAGTGGCCCTCGGCCTTGGAAGCGCGGTGGTCTGGGCAAGCTACTGGCTCCTCAACCTGCGCGATGATAGGCCACTCATCGAAAAGATGTTCTGGAACTTCCTTTTTGGATTCCTTTACATCTCCATCGTTGTGGTTGCAACCGGCAACTTCTCAGTGCCTCCCCTGGAAGGGCTCGCCGGAGCGGTCTACGTCGGTCTCTTCGAGATGGGAGTTACCTTCCTCCTCTGGTACCGGGCCGTTGAGGGGGATATGGCGTTTGCATCCAACCTGGCCTACCTGGTGCCGTTTCTCAGCCTGTTCTTCATCTCCCTCTTTGTTGGGGAGAGCATAGCCCCGGCAACGGTAGTGGGGCTGGCCATGATAGTGGGTGGCATCATCATCGGGAAGAGATAG
- the gcvT gene encoding glycine cleavage system aminomethyltransferase GcvT, with protein sequence MVKRVHIFDWHKEHARKVEVFAGWEMPIWYSSIKEEHLAVRNGVGIFDVSHMGEFIFRGKDALEFLQYVTTNDISKPPAISGTYTLVLNERGAVKDETLVFNMGNDTYMMVCDSDAFEKLDAWFNTIKRGIEKFGQLDLEIENKTYDMVMFSIQGPKARDLAKDLFGIDINELWWFQAKEVELDGIKMLLSRSGYTGENGFEVYFEDANPYHPDESKRGEPEKALHVWKTILEAGEKYGIKPAGLGARDTLRLEAGYTLYGNETKELQLLSTDVDEVTPLQANLDFAIFWDKEFIGKEALLKQKERGLGRKMVHFKMLEKGIPREGYKVLANGEVIGEVTSGTSSPLLGMGIGIAFVKEDYAKPGVELEIEIRGKPKKAVTVAPPFYDPKKYGAFREE encoded by the coding sequence ATGGTTAAGAGGGTTCACATCTTTGACTGGCATAAGGAGCACGCCAGGAAGGTTGAAGTTTTTGCCGGCTGGGAGATGCCCATCTGGTACTCAAGCATAAAGGAGGAGCACTTGGCGGTTAGAAACGGCGTTGGAATCTTCGATGTCTCCCATATGGGCGAGTTCATCTTCCGCGGAAAGGACGCCCTTGAGTTCCTCCAGTACGTGACAACCAACGACATCTCAAAGCCCCCGGCCATAAGCGGAACCTACACCCTCGTTCTCAACGAGCGCGGAGCAGTAAAGGACGAGACCCTTGTCTTCAACATGGGAAACGACACCTACATGATGGTCTGCGACAGCGATGCCTTCGAGAAGCTCGACGCCTGGTTTAACACCATAAAGAGGGGAATCGAGAAGTTCGGCCAGCTCGACCTCGAAATCGAGAACAAGACCTACGACATGGTCATGTTCTCAATCCAGGGTCCTAAAGCTAGAGACCTCGCAAAGGACCTCTTCGGCATCGACATCAACGAGCTCTGGTGGTTCCAGGCGAAGGAGGTGGAACTCGACGGAATCAAGATGCTCCTCTCAAGGAGCGGCTACACCGGCGAGAACGGCTTTGAGGTCTACTTTGAGGACGCCAACCCGTACCACCCGGACGAGAGCAAGCGCGGAGAGCCGGAGAAAGCTTTACACGTCTGGAAGACCATCCTTGAGGCCGGAGAGAAGTACGGCATAAAGCCGGCCGGACTCGGGGCGAGGGACACCCTCAGGCTTGAGGCAGGTTACACCCTCTACGGCAACGAGACGAAAGAACTGCAACTCCTCAGCACTGACGTGGATGAGGTTACCCCCCTCCAGGCCAACCTCGACTTCGCCATCTTCTGGGACAAGGAGTTCATTGGCAAGGAAGCGCTCCTCAAGCAGAAAGAGCGCGGCCTCGGCAGGAAGATGGTGCACTTCAAGATGCTTGAAAAGGGCATCCCGAGGGAGGGCTACAAGGTTCTGGCCAACGGCGAGGTCATAGGTGAGGTAACCAGCGGAACCTCTTCACCTCTCCTCGGAATGGGCATTGGAATAGCCTTCGTCAAGGAGGATTACGCCAAGCCGGGCGTTGAGCTGGAGATAGAGATAAGGGGCAAGCCCAAGAAAGCCGTAACCGTTGCTCCGCCCTTCTACGACCCCAAGAAGTACGGGGCCTTCAGGGAGGAGTGA
- a CDS encoding universal stress protein gives MFEKVLYPTDFSDVSLHALRTCIPELVSMGVRELHLIHVVDITIAEFEAFELEDIYREKLEKLAEELKTDGVTVNAIVRIGIPSIEIAEVAEERNIDLVVIPSVGENIWRTMFLGSTASNLARATRRPVLLLKYQKKDDGFEPSVDCSAIFKRPLVTLDFSKCSIKIIKTVREFEELIEKGILVHSVDYGKMDELERNIEVAKLNLRKSAKGVKAQFDVEVLVGSASQAIIGTALAKNVTLIVIGKKGRNFLKDLLLGSTAERVMRDSKVPVLLVPCD, from the coding sequence ATGTTTGAGAAGGTTTTATATCCAACCGACTTTTCGGACGTTTCCCTGCACGCCCTTCGCACATGCATTCCCGAACTCGTCTCCATGGGGGTTAGGGAACTCCACCTCATTCACGTCGTTGACATAACCATTGCCGAGTTCGAGGCTTTCGAGCTCGAGGATATCTACCGGGAGAAGCTTGAGAAGCTCGCCGAGGAGCTCAAAACCGATGGTGTAACCGTAAACGCGATAGTCAGGATAGGCATCCCATCAATTGAGATTGCCGAGGTGGCGGAGGAGAGGAACATAGACCTCGTCGTTATCCCAAGCGTCGGCGAGAACATCTGGAGAACCATGTTCCTGGGCAGCACCGCCTCCAACCTCGCCAGGGCCACCAGGCGGCCGGTTCTCCTCTTGAAGTACCAGAAGAAAGATGACGGTTTCGAGCCCTCGGTGGACTGCTCGGCGATATTCAAGCGCCCTCTGGTCACGCTGGACTTCTCGAAGTGCTCGATAAAGATAATCAAGACCGTGAGGGAATTCGAGGAGCTCATAGAGAAGGGAATCCTCGTTCACTCCGTGGACTACGGCAAGATGGACGAGCTTGAGCGCAACATAGAGGTGGCGAAGCTCAACCTGAGGAAATCCGCCAAGGGCGTGAAGGCACAGTTTGATGTTGAGGTTCTCGTGGGTAGCGCAAGTCAGGCGATAATAGGAACCGCACTGGCAAAGAACGTTACGCTCATAGTCATCGGTAAGAAGGGTAGAAACTTCCTGAAGGACCTGCTCCTAGGGAGCACCGCTGAGAGGGTTATGAGGGACTCAAAAGTCCCGGTGCTGCTGGTACCGTGTGATTGA
- a CDS encoding DUF99 family protein: protein MIRKVKPQIRVVGFDDGTFSFSSKLEREKTILIGVVMKGSQEVVGVLSRWITVDGNDATEAMIDAVNSSRFKDLRVIMLKGITYAGFNIVDLERLHSETGLPVVVVVRKRPDLAAMEGALRKHFSDAEERISLLRKAPSIVELVPERLYIQALGLEADRAAEIVQVTTKTGLIPEPLRLAHMIASAVMRGESTRE, encoded by the coding sequence ATGATAAGGAAAGTCAAGCCCCAGATACGCGTCGTTGGGTTTGACGATGGGACGTTCTCTTTCTCCTCCAAACTCGAACGGGAGAAGACGATTCTGATAGGCGTCGTTATGAAGGGCTCCCAGGAGGTTGTTGGCGTTCTCTCGCGCTGGATAACCGTCGACGGAAACGACGCCACCGAGGCAATGATAGACGCCGTCAACTCCTCCAGATTCAAAGACTTGCGCGTGATAATGCTGAAGGGAATAACCTACGCTGGCTTCAACATCGTTGACCTTGAAAGGCTCCACTCCGAGACGGGCCTGCCTGTCGTTGTCGTGGTGAGGAAGAGGCCAGACCTGGCGGCCATGGAAGGGGCGCTGAGAAAGCACTTCAGCGATGCCGAGGAGAGGATAAGCCTTCTGAGGAAAGCCCCATCCATAGTGGAGCTCGTCCCGGAGAGGCTCTACATTCAAGCCCTGGGCCTCGAAGCCGATAGAGCCGCCGAGATAGTCCAGGTGACCACCAAAACGGGCCTGATTCCGGAGCCCCTAAGGCTGGCACACATGATAGCCAGCGCCGTCATGAGGGGAGAAAGCACGAGGGAGTAG
- the cutA gene encoding divalent-cation tolerance protein CutA, translating to MEMVMVYTTFPDWESAKKVVKALLEKKLIACANLREHRAFYWWNGQVEEDTEVGALLKTTVEKWKELREAIREMHPYEVPLIARIEVDKVNSEYAEWLEKVLS from the coding sequence ATGGAGATGGTAATGGTTTACACAACCTTCCCCGACTGGGAGAGCGCCAAGAAGGTGGTTAAGGCACTCCTTGAGAAGAAGCTCATCGCCTGCGCAAACCTCAGGGAGCACAGGGCGTTCTACTGGTGGAACGGACAGGTGGAGGAGGACACAGAGGTGGGAGCACTTCTCAAGACGACCGTGGAAAAGTGGAAAGAGCTGAGGGAGGCCATAAGGGAGATGCACCCTTACGAGGTTCCCTTGATAGCCAGGATAGAGGTAGACAAGGTGAACAGTGAATACGCGGAGTGGCTCGAGAAGGTGCTGTCATGA
- a CDS encoding acylphosphatase — protein MRRVRAHLRIYGRVQGVGFRWSMQREARKLGVSGWVRNLPDGTVEAVIEGDPERVEALIGWAHQGPLLARVTRVDVKWEEPEGLEGFRVTG, from the coding sequence ATGAGGAGGGTAAGGGCTCACCTTAGAATCTACGGGCGCGTTCAGGGGGTTGGATTCAGGTGGAGCATGCAGAGGGAGGCGAGAAAGCTCGGCGTTAGCGGCTGGGTGAGGAATCTGCCCGACGGAACCGTCGAGGCTGTCATAGAAGGTGACCCCGAGAGGGTTGAGGCGCTGATCGGCTGGGCTCACCAGGGCCCGCTCCTGGCGAGGGTCACGAGGGTTGATGTAAAATGGGAAGAACCGGAGGGGCTTGAGGGGTTCAGGGTCACGGGGTAG
- a CDS encoding regulator of amino acid metabolism, contains ACT domain protein produces the protein MMLILEAYFKNYPARRKVAEFLFENGLSVKNGKIYLRNVEVPISELARVIGVNRKIVYHTIEYIEKTYPLKLIFERLNPLPSLIDVAPLMGWEVLEIELEKEGYLRGFSEVLRLLSESGVPVMEVFSRNLREEPTKLYIVIDGTLPVEVFMRVKEMEGFRKLILHTPEKDKEKFVCNYCEVKYCPKRILIERLEATP, from the coding sequence ATGATGCTCATACTGGAGGCGTACTTCAAGAACTATCCCGCCAGGAGGAAGGTGGCGGAGTTCCTCTTTGAGAACGGCCTTAGCGTGAAGAACGGGAAAATATACCTCAGGAACGTGGAAGTTCCGATAAGCGAGCTCGCCAGGGTAATCGGAGTCAACAGAAAGATAGTCTATCACACCATAGAGTACATCGAAAAGACATACCCCCTTAAGCTTATCTTCGAGAGGCTCAACCCCCTTCCGAGCCTCATAGACGTCGCACCCCTGATGGGATGGGAGGTCCTGGAGATAGAACTGGAGAAAGAGGGCTACCTCAGGGGTTTTTCGGAGGTGCTTCGCCTGCTGTCAGAGAGCGGTGTCCCGGTTATGGAGGTATTCAGCAGGAACCTCAGGGAGGAGCCCACAAAGCTGTACATAGTCATAGACGGCACTCTGCCGGTCGAGGTCTTCATGAGGGTAAAGGAAATGGAGGGGTTCAGAAAGCTAATCCTCCATACCCCGGAGAAAGACAAGGAGAAGTTCGTCTGCAACTACTGCGAGGTCAAATACTGCCCGAAAAGGATCCTAATCGAGAGGCTAGAGGCTACCCCGTGA
- a CDS encoding ADP-dependent ribose-1-phosphate kinase yields the protein MARFDVVGVGNLNYDIILLVERFPKFHEKVNAENAFFGLGGAAANTISWLATFGLRTGYIGAVGRDEIGEAHISYFRRLGVDTGGIRTVDAPSGVAVAIIHGEDKRIVKYPGANLMKEIDFDYLSGARHVHLSSNPPETIVEVVNFASARDVTVSLDIGEARLPREIEEKVDYLMMNEDEYRRKFGSLDLSLCSAKNLVVTLNGGGALVRDENGSVREVRGLSAEVIDSTGAGDAFDAGVIYGVLKGWSLEEAARLGMVLAYLTVQKVGARSAIVPLERVIEVAEETGIELPFNRP from the coding sequence ATGGCAAGGTTCGACGTTGTGGGTGTGGGCAACCTCAACTACGATATCATACTGCTCGTAGAGCGCTTTCCTAAGTTCCACGAGAAGGTCAACGCCGAAAACGCGTTTTTCGGTCTGGGCGGTGCCGCCGCAAACACTATAAGCTGGCTGGCCACGTTTGGACTGAGAACTGGCTATATAGGGGCCGTTGGAAGGGACGAGATTGGAGAGGCTCACATCTCGTACTTTAGAAGACTGGGCGTTGATACTGGAGGCATCAGGACAGTGGACGCGCCCTCGGGGGTTGCCGTTGCCATAATACATGGAGAGGACAAGAGGATAGTGAAGTATCCCGGTGCCAACCTCATGAAGGAGATAGACTTCGATTACCTCTCGGGGGCGAGGCACGTCCACCTCTCTTCGAACCCTCCGGAGACCATAGTTGAGGTCGTGAACTTCGCAAGTGCCAGAGACGTAACGGTCTCCCTTGACATAGGTGAGGCCCGGTTACCCAGGGAAATAGAGGAAAAAGTTGATTACCTCATGATGAACGAGGACGAGTATAGGAGAAAGTTCGGTTCCCTCGATTTATCGCTCTGCTCGGCTAAGAACCTCGTGGTCACCCTCAACGGCGGCGGTGCCCTTGTGAGGGATGAGAACGGAAGTGTCCGCGAGGTTCGCGGGCTCAGCGCGGAAGTCATCGATTCGACCGGAGCTGGAGACGCTTTCGACGCGGGGGTTATATATGGAGTCCTCAAAGGCTGGTCGCTGGAAGAGGCAGCGAGACTTGGCATGGTGCTCGCTTATCTCACCGTTCAGAAGGTCGGTGCGAGAAGTGCAATAGTTCCGCTGGAGAGAGTCATAGAAGTCGCGGAAGAGACGGGCATCGAGCTGCCCTTCAATAGGCCTTAA
- a CDS encoding ABC transporter permease has protein sequence MVATELRALWGVAVKSWRIFLSYKLWFVSDIALGFFFVGQALLIGIGLTGERNSEALRELTGYSDYVTFAVLGFMVLGFGLTFLSGFVWSVVDELYAGTLEYSFAAPMRRITFFLGNVLTRLLLSFAYMSLYVPLFVLLFGLNFDIVAFSRAIPVLLIGTIGMVGMGMATAGIVLYLRDPGPFISILEMLVFALSGAMYPISILPGGLQFLARILPYAPTTEAVRSVVAHGYGAAAMEIAYLSVLSAAYGLLGYLAYKWSEKQAKIVGLKAY, from the coding sequence ATGGTGGCTACTGAGCTCAGGGCCCTCTGGGGGGTGGCCGTTAAAAGCTGGCGCATCTTCCTGAGCTACAAGCTCTGGTTCGTCAGCGATATAGCCCTCGGCTTCTTCTTCGTTGGACAGGCCCTCCTCATAGGGATAGGCCTCACAGGGGAGAGAAACTCGGAGGCCCTCCGCGAGCTGACCGGCTACTCGGACTACGTAACATTCGCCGTCCTCGGCTTCATGGTTCTGGGGTTCGGGCTGACGTTTCTCAGCGGTTTCGTCTGGAGTGTCGTCGATGAACTCTACGCCGGAACCCTTGAGTACTCCTTCGCCGCCCCGATGAGGAGAATAACCTTCTTCCTCGGCAACGTCCTCACGAGACTGCTCCTTTCATTCGCGTACATGTCGCTCTACGTCCCCCTGTTCGTACTCCTGTTCGGGCTGAACTTCGACATCGTGGCGTTCTCCAGAGCTATTCCGGTGCTCCTGATAGGGACCATCGGAATGGTGGGAATGGGAATGGCCACAGCCGGGATAGTGCTCTATCTGAGGGATCCAGGGCCGTTCATAAGCATACTGGAGATGCTGGTGTTCGCGCTGAGCGGTGCGATGTACCCCATCTCGATACTCCCCGGCGGACTGCAGTTCCTGGCCAGAATACTGCCATATGCACCCACAACTGAGGCCGTGAGAAGCGTCGTTGCCCACGGTTATGGGGCAGCTGCTATGGAGATAGCGTATCTTTCGGTTCTCTCGGCAGCATACGGCCTTCTCGGCTACTTGGCATATAAATGGAGTGAAAAACAGGCAAAAATCGTCGGCCTTAAGGCCTATTGA